From the Candidatus Babeliales bacterium genome, the window ACGATATTGGGAGCAGTGACTGATTTAGCGCCAAAAGGTGTGGTTGGAACTGATCAAGAAATTGCTACAAATCCGTCAGCACGTTCTGCGCGATTACGTGTTGTACAACATGTGTGAAATACTGTTTGACAAAAAGGGTTTGCACTATAAACTTAATGTTCGAATGGGTAAAAATACCCAGAAGAAGGAAAGTTAGTATATATATTGCTAAGGATAGGTGACATGAAAATAACAGAAGTAAAAGTATATCCGGCAAAAGAAAGTGGCAGATTGAAGGCTTATGCAACGATCGTCTTTGACAATAGCTTTATTGTACGTGATTTAAAAGTTATTGAAGGAGATAAAGGCCTTTTCGTATCTATGCCATCACGACGCCGGAAAGATGGAACTTTTAGGGATATTGTGCACCCGTTAAATTCTGAGATGCGCACAGTTATCGAAGAGTCTATTGTCGCTGAATATAAAAAAGTGATCGAGAGTGGCGAAGCGGTAGAATCAGACGAGTAAGAAATTTAGGTAATGTTGGGGCGTCGCCAAGCGGTAAGGCACCAGGTTTTGGTCCTGGCATCCGGAGGTTCGAATCCTTCCGCCCCAGCCATTTTGTTTTGAGTTTAAAAGTCATTGTTATGCAACAATGACTTTTTTGTTGTCAAAAATAATCAAAGGGATTTAGGGATTTTATGATACGAATATTGTTTGTTATTGCCTGTGCAGCTTCGTTTGTTCCTGCTACGCATGCTGAAAATGTGATTCATGGTAAAGATATTGATACAATTCTGCTTACGCGTCGGCCTGATGGAAAGACGTATTATGCTCGTTTATTAGATGGCGCGGTAGATGGTACAGGCTGGGTTAAAGCTTCTTATAATTATTTAAAACCAGCTCATCAGCGTGTTGAGTGTTGGCTTATTACGGAAGACGATCGTGGTGTTTCGTCTAAAGAGCAGCTAGATCCAGCACAATTTCATATCTTAAGAAAACTGTATTATATGTTATGAGCATCCGGTTATTGGTGGTGATAATGATGAGCCTTGTAAGTAGTGTCTTTAAAGGCGAGTAGATGATCATATTCGATTTGGGCGGTGTATTATTGGAGGAAGCAGAAATAAATTTGGCGGGCGTGTTGCCAGCTGGCGTAGATATTGGAGAAGTTAACGGTAAAATACCGCGTATATTTAATCGGATGTTTGCATTTATTCATCTGATTTTTGGTAAAGATTGTAAGCGGGATTGGCTCGTGGGTCATATTTCTGGGCGAGAGCTGGCGCATGCGATTAAAGCGGCAATCGATCGTCAGGAATATGATTCTTTTTTTATAAGCCCGCAGGAGCGCAATCTTATTAAGTATGGTTCAGAGTTTATTCTAGTGCCAGAAAAATTAACGCCATTAACGCTGCTCGATCAAGAAGGTTTTGCCTTTGTTAAAAAGTGTAAAAACCATGGAATTCGAACGTTGATTTTATCAAATTGGGATCCAGAATCATTTGCATTCATTAAAGATACATTTCCAGAGTTGTTTGCCCTTTTTGATGAGCATGACATTGTTATTCCAGCTCATGTTGGTTTTATAAAACCTGAAGTTGAGATTTTTGAGTACATGGTGCGGAATTTATCGCTTGATGTTGAAAAGACCATTTTTGTTGATGATAGCGCAACCAATACAAGCGCAGCGCAAAGATATGGTATACAATCAGTGACGCATCGTGATTGGCAGCAAACAGAACAAGAATTAGCAAGGATTTTTAATGAACTTGATTGTATTAAGCGCAATGTTTAGTTTTTTTCCAGTAACTATTGATCATCTTCCTTTATTGCGTCATTGGTTTGCACAACCACATGTATCGTGTTGGTGGCCAACGCCAGAAAAAGAAGAAGATTTTTTTGCACACTTTCTTAAAAGAATTCGCTCATCAGATACGCATCCGTATATTGCGTTGATTGATGATAAGCCAATTGGATACGTACAAATGTATCACATTGACTACAATAATGAGAAGGCAGGTAAATGGCTGCCGAAATTCCCAGAGCACACTGTTGGCATTGATCAATTAATTGGTGAGCCTGCATATATTGGTAAAGGATATGGCACGCGAATGGTTACAGATTTTATCAGATTTATAAAAACGGTTGATCCCAATATAACAACGGTAATTGTTGACCCAGATCCGGAAAATAAAGCGGCAATTCGTTGTTATGAAAAGGTGGGCTTTCTACTAGTTGGGCTGTGTGAAACGCCGTATGGTAATGCATATTTGATGCGGTATGATATATAAAATTATATTATCGTGAATTCCATTCTATAAATTTTCTACTGAACGAATTTGCATTAATTACGCAGCAGCTGCTGCGTAAATTATTTTGAGGATGACATGGGGACGTTTTTTAAGCAAAATATTATAAAATATATTGGATAAAAAATGAAAAAATTGTTTTTACTGGTTTATATCGTTGCTGGATTAGGGTTATACTTTACAAGCCATGCTGTTGATTATGTATTGGATTAAAAGGAATAAAACTGTCGCTGGATTTCGCGATCATTTCGCGATCAAACTGCCAGTAATAACCACGAAAGCATCGATTTGATCGATGGTTTCGGCCTCTAGTAAGGAAATAAACTTGTCATTGTATTTCGCAATCATTTCGCGATCAAATCACGCCAATGACCACATAGTAAACCTGGCTTTACCAGTAGATTTGATGAAGCCTAATTCCTTGAGCCTGAGCAAATCAAGCTGAATGGTTCTGTTGGTGATCGTTAATCGCATTTTCCTTATAATCTCTGCCGTAGTCAGCGGCCCTTGGCCCAACACTTGTATAATTTTCTTTTGTCGACTAGTAAGCGCATTTAAATCAACTTCTGCGGGTTTTTGTTTTTTGATACTGCTAATGTGTTCCTTAAGAGGCAATGTTAATGAAAAGCCGCCTCCAATTTCTTCATATTTAGGCGGAGGATTGCCAACTTTTTTGCAATCATTGATCATTTCTACGGTCCCACGTCCCCATTTTTCAATTTTTCCACACAAATAAAATACTTGTGCAATCAGTGGATTGCGCAGAATTGATTGATGTTCTTTTGAGAGCTGATTAAGGGCAACGCCTTTAGGTAAAGTACCAGTGTTAGAAATATTTACGCGGTCATCATATATTGCAATTGATATAGAGCCGCCTGCCTGGCTGTAATCCCGATGAATTATGGCATTAGTCACGGCTTCGCGTAAAGCCTTATATGGTATTGCGGGGCTTTCAACACGAATGGGATTATTAGGTTCTATTCGTGCAGCTACTGGCAAAGAAAACACCAAAAAATCCATTGCTTTATCATATATATCAAAAGCATTGCCTCTAAAAGATTTTGTATCGAAGAATTCTGATTTATCTGTACCTCGAAAACGAGCCATCTTCATATTGCATTGCAAAAATTGTTTATCCTCTTTTTTTGCAAACAGGATTACCGCTGCATTGGTCAATTTTCCATCGATTGTTAAATGTAGTTTTTTGAGGATATCGGGAATGCTCTCAGATATGGCTGGCTCTGGCATTCTTTTTTCATAGACAGTCATACGTACTAC encodes:
- the spoVG gene encoding septation regulator SpoVG, with the translated sequence MKITEVKVYPAKESGRLKAYATIVFDNSFIVRDLKVIEGDKGLFVSMPSRRRKDGTFRDIVHPLNSEMRTVIEESIVAEYKKVIESGEAVESDE
- a CDS encoding HAD-IA family hydrolase, with translation MIIFDLGGVLLEEAEINLAGVLPAGVDIGEVNGKIPRIFNRMFAFIHLIFGKDCKRDWLVGHISGRELAHAIKAAIDRQEYDSFFISPQERNLIKYGSEFILVPEKLTPLTLLDQEGFAFVKKCKNHGIRTLILSNWDPESFAFIKDTFPELFALFDEHDIVIPAHVGFIKPEVEIFEYMVRNLSLDVEKTIFVDDSATNTSAAQRYGIQSVTHRDWQQTEQELARIFNELDCIKRNV
- a CDS encoding GNAT family N-acetyltransferase, whose translation is MNLIVLSAMFSFFPVTIDHLPLLRHWFAQPHVSCWWPTPEKEEDFFAHFLKRIRSSDTHPYIALIDDKPIGYVQMYHIDYNNEKAGKWLPKFPEHTVGIDQLIGEPAYIGKGYGTRMVTDFIRFIKTVDPNITTVIVDPDPENKAAIRCYEKVGFLLVGLCETPYGNAYLMRYDI
- a CDS encoding ATP-binding protein, which produces MSKEEYIYLHNKNNQTTWESLTGNTCTLSDLDRNRIKEVVRMTVYEKRMPEPAISESIPDILKKLHLTIDGKLTNAAVILFAKKEDKQFLQCNMKMARFRGTDKSEFFDTKSFRGNAFDIYDKAMDFLVFSLPVAARIEPNNPIRVESPAIPYKALREAVTNAIIHRDYSQAGGSISIAIYDDRVNISNTGTLPKGVALNQLSKEHQSILRNPLIAQVFYLCGKIEKWGRGTVEMINDCKKVGNPPPKYEEIGGGFSLTLPLKEHISSIKKQKPAEVDLNALTSRQKKIIQVLGQGPLTTAEIIRKMRLTITNRTIQLDLLRLKELGFIKSTGKARFTMWSLA